One genomic window of Actinoalloteichus hoggarensis includes the following:
- a CDS encoding type I polyketide synthase, with translation MEVLPEGGAMVAVAASEDEVRPLLSDAVSLAAVNGPRAVVLSGVESAIGSLEQHFVVLGRKTRRLSVSHAFHSSLMDPMLDEFAEVVGGVRFESPRLPVISLVSGEVAGAEITTPEYWVRHVRETVRFADGVTTLRGTGVTRFLELGPRAVLTPMITDLVADATAVAALRRDRPEPAALSAALAVLYTTGVDLDWAALLPDARRVDLPTYAFRRQRFWPEPGADSADVAAAGLSAVEHPLLGARVSVAGTDGLVLTGRISTRTHPWLADHVVHGTTIVPGTALVELAVHAGDHVGAPHLAELTLHTPLTLTRHDTQVQIVVGAPAENGERPLHVYSRPDDDASWTTHAGGVLLAEAYRPAAADLTAWPPADAAALPFDGAALYSRLAAGGLAYGPAFRGLRAVWRRGDDVYAEVELPESERDRAAAFGLHPALLDAALHAVSFADLGAGDDRGLVPFAFSGVSLHATGADTLRVRLSPRGPDSLALTVADGTGAPVAAVESLVLRPMVADRLGMSTDALYRVDWRPRDVESRAGIGAEHWAVLGETALAASLADHLPEAPRHTTLDEIAAADVVVAALSTGRDVETADVHTAVRAALALLRSWLAAERFAESRLILVTGMAAGPDTACPAGAAVWGLVRSAQSEHPGRIMLVDVDEHPASAAALPALAAAGEDQAVLRGGTPVVPRLGRLPNPGEPGGPLRPPPVEHWRLDAPERGSVDNLTLVECPEAGAPLTAGQVRIEVRAAGVNFRDVLGALGMYPGPPVPLGIEASGIVREVAPDVTALRPGDRVMGIVGGGFGPTTLADHRLCARIPDSWTFAEAASVPLVFLTAYYALVDLGRVRPGETVLIHAAAGGVGMAATQLARHLGAEVFGTASAAKHDTLRALGFTEDHLASSRDLRFEDRFRAVTDGRGVDVVLNSLAGEYVDASQRLLVPGGRFLELGKTDVREPSAGYRAFDLIEAGPDRIQEMFAALLALFADGTLQPLPITAWDVRDARTAFRRLSQAGLVGKAVLTVPTAWRTDGTVLVTGGTGALGAQLARHLARAGFRHLLLISRRGATPEAEELIRELADLGAETEVLACDVTNRAALTAVLAGVPADRPLTAVVHAAGVLADGLVDTLDADGLDAVLRPKADAALALDELTRGLDLAGFVLFSSLSATVGAPGQANYAAANALLDAVAIRRAAAGLPAHSLAWGPWVADGGMTSTVGAADRRRLAAAGLVPFTEDDGWPLFDLAVAAAAPAVVPVRFDLRALRARAEALSPILSGLAPTRRRQAAAGAANAGTLLDRLAGATDAERRRTLLDLVRAQVAGVLGHPSPESVDPDRAFTDLGFDSLTAVELRNLLASATGLRLPATLTFDYPTPSALVAQLDADLGGAAAVPTPATSTRSADPAEPIAIVAMSCRFPGGVASPEDLWRLVAEGTDAIGDFPTDRGWDLAGMADSGQQRAGVSYVHEGGFVDGVGDFDPRFFGISPREALAMDPQQRLLLEASWEVLERAGVVPASLRGTPTGVFIGAASSGYGTGLAEMSEDLTGHLLTGNAGSVSSGRIAYVLGLEGPSMTVDTACSSSLVALHLASRSLAAGECSLALVGGVAVLATAGMFLEFSRQRGLAPDGRCKAFAEGADGTGWSEGVGVLLVERLSDARRLGHPVLAVVRGSAVNSDGASNGLTAPNGPSQQRVIRGALADAGLAASEVDAVEAHGTGTVLGDPIEAQALLATYGRDRPAGRPLWLGSLKSNIGHAQAAAGVAGVIKMVEAMRHGVLPKTLHVDAPTSQVDWEAGDIRLLTEATPWDGGDRPRRAGVSSFGISGTNAHVLLEEAPADPDPHADADAVPVASPPAPAVVPWLLSARSPQALAEQARRLSSFLTAEPAREPADVGWSLANSRTAFEHRAVVIGEGRDELLAGLTTTEPTAAAGAVGRLVLVFPGQGSQWVGMGRELLACSPVFAARFGECVDALGEWVDFAPLAALGDEVLLSRVDVVQPLLFAVLVSLAAVWESFGVVPDAVVGHSQGEIAAAVVAGGLSLADGARVVCLRSRLIAETLAGHGGMLSVALSEADVRRRLSGFEGVSVAAVNGPSSVVVSGDAVPLAEFAAAGEADGVRVRWIPVDYASHSAQVERIEADLRTALADLAPRSSEVGFFSTVTGDWLDTAHLDGAYWYRSLRQTVRFHPAITALADQGHTAFVESSPHPVLVMPIQEALDAHDVLVVGTLRRDDGGPRRLYDSVGQVWARGHAVDWTPAFGDHARRVPLPTYPFQRSHYWPANPRPAGDAAALGLDVAAHPLLGAAADLADGGRTILTGTLSTARQPWLRWHSVAGTVLFPGAGFLELALHAADHVGCRRVDELVLAAPLTLPDDGVVQIQVVIADAEADGRRAVSVHSRAVGAADPDWTRHATGLLSPAAGPAESLRAWPPEGTVPIELGAEENGVLAAWRADEEIFADVALPADLHDEAARFTLHPVLLTAALDAINLLGLDGALADGWMPFTWAGVSASAAGATAARVRLTRTAADTVALTLADGAGAPLATAESLVLRPPPAAPDAGGPSLLRMTWPVLPVDAAEQDGRWAVVGGDALDLVASLRAAGLPAESYLDLAALGAAAGRGAAAPDVVLVSAVTGADGDAAAVRADAADALRLVQDWLAQDHLHDSRLVLCTRGAVAVDAQDRITDLGAAAVWGLLRTAQTENPDRFLLVDLDEREKSAAALPALLAAGEPQAAMRDGAVHVPRLERTASTPAMPPIALDGGTVLLTGATGTLGRLFARHLVTRHGVRDLLLLSRRGAEADGAADLLAELISLGARPDLVACDAADRAALADVLAAVPADRPLTAVVHAAGVLDDGVLGSLDEERMDRVLRPKVDAALNLHELIGDTPVAVVLFSSVVGTFGWPGQGNYAAANAFLDALAAHRHGLGLPAHSLAWGLWAADDDLGGAGRSRMSRGGLLPLSEAEGLALFDAALASREPVLVTAPLDTAALRSGAELPRMFAGLGRPGRRRAAAKGTDSGALRRELASLAEPERRDSLTDLVRTTAATILGFTDGESLAADEDLLAAGFDSLTAMELRNRLGTATGLRMAASVVFDHRTPAALARVLAEELAAAPETTPGSRTDPADSLRHLFRDACAANRLKEGLDLLAAAATLRPSFRDSVGYGSPLTPVQLARGDARPPLVCFSSYAAMGGIHQYARLAAASRGVRDLYGIPTPGFLADEPLPETREALFDLYAEAVLAAAGDEPVILLGSSSGGLFAHATASALEAAGRSPAAVVLLDSYVPRTVTGNAFWQQMTQGMFDRENLFGELDTTRLSAMSWYFRIFADFEPGELDAPVLFVRPADAVRIGPEQREPEGEWRSTWDTAHTSVEVPGDHYTMVESHAETTAAAVEAWIAETL, from the coding sequence ATGGAGGTGTTGCCTGAGGGTGGTGCGATGGTGGCGGTGGCGGCCTCGGAGGATGAGGTGCGGCCGTTGTTGTCGGATGCGGTGTCGCTGGCGGCGGTGAACGGGCCGCGGGCTGTCGTGCTCTCCGGTGTGGAGAGTGCGATCGGCAGCCTGGAACAACATTTCGTCGTTCTGGGTCGGAAGACTCGTCGGTTGTCGGTGTCGCATGCGTTTCATTCGTCGTTGATGGATCCGATGCTGGATGAGTTCGCTGAGGTCGTCGGCGGTGTTCGGTTCGAGTCGCCTCGGTTGCCGGTCATCTCTCTGGTCTCCGGTGAGGTGGCGGGTGCGGAGATCACGACTCCGGAGTACTGGGTGCGGCATGTGCGGGAGACGGTCCGTTTCGCCGACGGCGTCACCACTTTGCGCGGCACGGGCGTCACCCGATTCCTCGAACTCGGCCCCCGGGCCGTGCTCACCCCGATGATCACCGACCTCGTCGCCGACGCCACGGCGGTCGCCGCGCTGCGCCGCGACCGTCCCGAGCCCGCCGCGCTGTCGGCCGCGCTGGCGGTCCTGTACACCACGGGTGTCGATCTCGACTGGGCCGCCCTGCTGCCCGACGCCCGCCGCGTCGACCTGCCCACCTACGCCTTCCGACGGCAGCGGTTCTGGCCGGAGCCCGGCGCCGACTCCGCCGACGTCGCCGCCGCCGGACTCTCGGCCGTCGAGCATCCGCTGCTGGGCGCGCGCGTCTCGGTGGCGGGCACGGACGGCCTCGTGCTCACCGGGCGGATCTCGACCCGCACCCACCCGTGGCTGGCCGATCACGTCGTGCACGGCACCACCATCGTGCCCGGCACCGCCCTGGTCGAACTCGCCGTCCACGCAGGCGATCACGTCGGCGCCCCGCACCTCGCCGAACTCACCCTGCACACCCCGCTGACCCTCACCCGACACGACACCCAGGTACAGATCGTCGTCGGCGCCCCGGCGGAGAACGGTGAACGTCCGCTGCACGTCTACTCTCGCCCCGACGACGACGCCTCCTGGACCACCCACGCCGGCGGCGTGCTGCTCGCCGAGGCCTACCGGCCCGCCGCCGCCGACCTCACCGCCTGGCCCCCCGCCGATGCGGCGGCCCTGCCCTTCGACGGCGCGGCGCTCTACTCCCGGCTCGCCGCGGGCGGCCTCGCCTACGGGCCCGCGTTCCGAGGTCTGCGCGCCGTCTGGCGGCGCGGCGACGACGTGTACGCCGAGGTGGAGCTGCCCGAATCGGAACGCGACCGGGCCGCCGCCTTCGGCCTGCATCCGGCGCTGCTCGACGCGGCCCTGCACGCCGTGTCCTTCGCCGATCTCGGCGCGGGCGACGACCGAGGACTCGTGCCGTTCGCCTTCTCCGGGGTGAGCCTGCACGCGACGGGCGCCGACACCCTGCGCGTCCGGCTGTCCCCCCGCGGCCCGGATTCCCTCGCGCTGACCGTCGCCGATGGCACGGGCGCACCCGTCGCCGCCGTCGAGTCGCTGGTTCTGCGCCCGATGGTCGCCGATCGGCTCGGCATGTCGACCGACGCGCTGTATCGAGTGGACTGGCGACCACGGGACGTCGAGTCGAGAGCCGGCATCGGCGCCGAACACTGGGCCGTTCTCGGCGAGACCGCTCTCGCCGCCTCCCTCGCCGACCACCTCCCCGAGGCCCCCCGACACACCACCCTGGACGAGATCGCCGCCGCCGACGTGGTGGTCGCCGCGCTGTCCACCGGCCGCGACGTCGAGACCGCTGACGTGCACACCGCCGTCCGAGCCGCCCTCGCCCTGCTGCGCTCCTGGCTCGCGGCCGAGCGCTTCGCCGAGTCGCGGCTGATCCTGGTCACCGGCATGGCGGCGGGCCCGGACACCGCGTGCCCGGCGGGCGCCGCGGTGTGGGGCCTCGTCCGCTCGGCGCAGTCCGAACATCCCGGCCGGATCATGCTCGTCGACGTCGACGAACACCCCGCCTCGGCCGCCGCGTTGCCCGCGCTCGCCGCTGCAGGCGAGGACCAGGCCGTGCTGCGCGGCGGCACCCCCGTGGTGCCCCGACTCGGCCGGCTGCCCAACCCCGGCGAACCGGGCGGCCCGCTGCGCCCGCCGCCCGTCGAGCACTGGCGACTGGACGCGCCGGAACGCGGCTCGGTGGACAACCTGACGCTGGTGGAGTGTCCCGAGGCAGGCGCGCCGCTGACCGCGGGACAGGTGCGGATCGAGGTCCGCGCTGCAGGCGTCAACTTCCGCGACGTCCTCGGCGCGCTCGGGATGTACCCGGGGCCGCCCGTGCCGCTGGGCATCGAGGCGTCCGGGATCGTCCGGGAGGTCGCCCCCGACGTCACCGCTCTGCGACCCGGCGACCGGGTGATGGGCATCGTCGGCGGCGGCTTCGGCCCGACCACGCTCGCCGACCACCGCCTGTGCGCGCGCATCCCCGACTCCTGGACCTTCGCCGAGGCGGCCTCGGTGCCGCTGGTGTTCCTCACCGCCTACTACGCGCTGGTCGACCTCGGTCGGGTCCGGCCGGGGGAGACGGTGCTGATCCACGCCGCCGCGGGGGGCGTCGGCATGGCCGCCACCCAGCTCGCCCGCCACCTCGGCGCCGAGGTGTTCGGCACGGCGAGCGCGGCCAAACACGACACGCTGCGCGCCCTCGGATTCACCGAGGACCACCTGGCCTCCTCCCGCGACCTGCGCTTCGAGGACCGCTTCCGCGCCGTCACCGACGGCCGGGGAGTGGACGTCGTGCTCAACTCCCTGGCGGGCGAGTACGTCGACGCCTCGCAGCGGCTGCTGGTGCCGGGCGGTCGGTTCCTCGAACTGGGCAAGACCGACGTGCGCGAGCCGAGCGCCGGGTATCGGGCGTTCGACCTGATCGAGGCCGGGCCCGACCGCATCCAGGAGATGTTCGCGGCCCTGCTGGCGCTGTTCGCCGACGGCACGCTCCAGCCGCTGCCGATCACCGCCTGGGACGTCCGCGACGCACGCACCGCCTTCCGCAGGCTCAGCCAGGCCGGCCTCGTCGGCAAGGCCGTGCTCACCGTTCCGACGGCGTGGCGGACCGACGGCACCGTGCTCGTCACCGGCGGCACCGGCGCGCTCGGCGCCCAGCTGGCCCGGCACCTCGCCCGCGCGGGCTTCCGACACCTCCTGCTGATCAGCCGGCGGGGCGCCACGCCCGAGGCCGAGGAACTGATCCGCGAACTGGCCGATCTCGGCGCCGAGACCGAGGTGCTCGCCTGCGACGTGACCAACCGGGCCGCCCTCACCGCCGTGCTCGCCGGCGTGCCCGCCGACCGTCCGCTCACCGCCGTCGTGCACGCCGCGGGCGTCCTCGCCGACGGACTCGTCGACACGCTCGACGCCGACGGACTCGACGCCGTGCTCCGCCCGAAGGCCGACGCGGCGTTGGCGCTGGACGAGCTGACCCGAGGCCTCGACCTCGCGGGCTTCGTGTTGTTCTCCTCGCTGTCGGCCACCGTCGGCGCGCCTGGCCAGGCCAACTACGCCGCCGCCAACGCCCTCCTGGACGCCGTGGCGATCCGCCGCGCCGCCGCGGGCCTGCCCGCCCACTCCCTGGCGTGGGGCCCGTGGGTGGCGGACGGCGGGATGACGAGCACCGTCGGCGCGGCCGACCGCCGCAGACTCGCCGCCGCAGGTCTCGTTCCGTTCACCGAGGACGACGGCTGGCCGCTGTTCGACCTCGCGGTCGCGGCCGCCGCCCCCGCCGTGGTCCCGGTGCGCTTCGACCTGCGGGCGCTGCGCGCGCGAGCCGAGGCGCTGTCCCCGATCCTCTCCGGACTCGCCCCGACCCGGCGCAGGCAGGCGGCGGCGGGCGCGGCGAATGCGGGCACCCTCCTCGACCGGCTCGCCGGGGCGACGGACGCCGAACGCCGTCGCACCCTGCTCGACCTGGTGCGCGCCCAGGTGGCGGGCGTGCTCGGCCACCCCTCGCCCGAGTCCGTCGACCCCGACCGCGCCTTCACCGACCTCGGGTTCGACTCGCTGACGGCCGTCGAGCTGCGCAACCTGCTCGCCTCGGCGACCGGGCTGCGGCTGCCCGCCACCCTCACCTTCGACTATCCGACCCCGTCCGCCCTGGTCGCGCAGTTGGACGCCGACCTCGGCGGCGCGGCGGCGGTCCCGACCCCGGCCACGTCGACGCGGTCCGCCGATCCGGCCGAGCCGATCGCCATCGTGGCGATGAGCTGCCGCTTCCCCGGCGGCGTCGCGTCCCCGGAGGACCTGTGGCGGCTGGTGGCCGAGGGCACCGACGCGATCGGCGACTTCCCCACCGACCGGGGCTGGGACCTGGCCGGGATGGCGGACTCCGGACAACAGCGGGCCGGCGTCAGCTACGTCCACGAGGGCGGGTTCGTCGACGGGGTCGGCGACTTCGATCCGCGGTTCTTCGGCATCTCCCCTCGGGAGGCGCTGGCGATGGACCCGCAGCAACGGCTGCTGCTGGAGGCGTCCTGGGAGGTCCTGGAACGTGCGGGCGTGGTCCCCGCCTCGCTGCGCGGCACCCCGACGGGCGTGTTCATCGGCGCGGCCTCCAGCGGCTACGGCACCGGCCTCGCCGAGATGTCCGAGGATCTGACCGGACATCTGCTCACCGGCAACGCGGGCAGCGTCTCCTCCGGCCGCATCGCCTACGTCCTGGGGCTGGAGGGTCCGTCGATGACGGTGGACACGGCCTGCTCGTCCTCCCTGGTGGCGCTGCATCTGGCGTCCCGGTCGCTGGCGGCGGGGGAGTGCTCGCTGGCCCTGGTCGGCGGCGTCGCCGTGCTGGCGACCGCCGGGATGTTCCTGGAGTTCAGTCGGCAGCGGGGGCTGGCACCGGATGGTCGGTGCAAGGCGTTCGCCGAGGGGGCCGACGGGACCGGCTGGTCGGAGGGTGTCGGTGTGCTGCTGGTGGAGCGGTTGTCGGATGCCCGTCGCCTCGGGCATCCGGTGTTGGCGGTGGTGCGGGGTTCGGCGGTGAACTCCGACGGGGCGTCGAACGGGTTGACGGCGCCGAATGGTCCGTCGCAGCAGCGGGTGATCCGCGGCGCATTGGCCGACGCCGGGTTGGCGGCGTCCGAGGTGGACGCCGTCGAGGCGCACGGCACTGGAACGGTGTTGGGCGATCCGATCGAGGCGCAGGCCTTGTTGGCGACGTACGGGCGGGATCGGCCGGCGGGTCGGCCGTTGTGGTTGGGGTCGTTGAAGTCGAACATCGGGCATGCGCAGGCCGCGGCGGGTGTGGCGGGTGTGATCAAGATGGTGGAGGCGATGCGGCACGGGGTGCTGCCGAAGACGTTGCACGTCGACGCGCCGACGTCGCAGGTGGACTGGGAGGCGGGCGACATCCGGCTGCTGACCGAGGCGACACCCTGGGACGGTGGTGATCGGCCGCGGCGCGCGGGGGTGTCGTCGTTCGGGATCAGCGGCACCAACGCCCATGTACTGCTGGAAGAGGCCCCCGCCGACCCCGACCCCCACGCCGATGCCGACGCCGTGCCCGTCGCGTCGCCGCCCGCCCCCGCGGTCGTGCCGTGGCTGCTGTCGGCGCGCTCACCGCAGGCACTGGCCGAGCAGGCTCGGCGACTGTCGTCCTTCCTCACGGCGGAGCCGGCACGCGAACCGGCCGACGTGGGCTGGTCGTTGGCGAACTCGCGGACGGCCTTCGAACATCGCGCGGTCGTGATCGGCGAGGGCCGCGACGAACTGCTCGCCGGTCTCACCACCACAGAGCCGACGGCGGCCGCGGGAGCCGTCGGTCGCCTGGTGTTGGTGTTTCCTGGTCAGGGTTCGCAGTGGGTGGGGATGGGTCGGGAGTTGTTGGCCTGTTCTCCGGTGTTCGCGGCGCGGTTCGGTGAGTGTGTCGATGCTTTGGGTGAGTGGGTGGATTTCGCGCCGTTGGCGGCGTTGGGCGATGAGGTCCTGTTGTCGCGGGTTGATGTGGTGCAGCCGTTGTTGTTCGCGGTGTTGGTGTCGTTGGCGGCGGTGTGGGAGTCGTTCGGTGTGGTGCCGGATGCGGTGGTGGGTCATTCGCAGGGTGAGATCGCGGCGGCGGTGGTGGCGGGTGGTCTGTCGTTGGCCGACGGCGCCCGGGTGGTGTGTCTGCGGTCCCGGCTGATCGCGGAGACGCTGGCGGGGCACGGTGGGATGCTCTCGGTCGCGCTGTCGGAGGCCGACGTGCGTAGGCGGTTGTCCGGGTTCGAGGGTGTGTCGGTGGCGGCGGTGAACGGGCCGTCGTCCGTCGTGGTCTCCGGTGATGCCGTACCGCTGGCGGAGTTCGCCGCCGCCGGGGAGGCCGACGGCGTCCGGGTGCGATGGATTCCGGTGGACTACGCCTCCCATTCCGCACAGGTCGAACGCATCGAGGCGGACCTCCGAACCGCGCTGGCGGACCTCGCGCCGCGGAGCAGCGAGGTCGGGTTCTTCTCCACCGTCACGGGCGACTGGCTGGACACCGCGCACCTCGACGGCGCCTACTGGTACCGGAGCCTGCGGCAGACCGTGCGCTTCCATCCGGCGATCACCGCGCTGGCCGATCAGGGTCACACCGCCTTCGTCGAGTCCTCCCCGCATCCGGTGCTGGTCATGCCGATCCAGGAGGCTCTGGACGCGCACGACGTACTGGTGGTCGGGACGCTGCGGCGGGACGACGGCGGACCGCGTCGCCTCTACGACAGCGTCGGTCAGGTCTGGGCACGCGGCCACGCCGTCGACTGGACACCTGCCTTCGGCGACCATGCCCGACGGGTCCCGTTGCCCACCTACCCCTTCCAGCGCAGCCACTACTGGCCTGCGAACCCCCGGCCCGCGGGCGACGCCGCCGCCCTCGGTCTCGACGTCGCGGCGCACCCCCTCCTCGGCGCCGCCGCCGACCTCGCCGACGGCGGCCGCACCATCCTCACCGGAACCCTCTCCACCGCACGTCAGCCCTGGCTGCGCTGGCACTCGGTGGCCGGAACCGTGCTGTTCCCCGGCGCGGGGTTCCTCGAACTCGCCCTGCACGCCGCCGACCACGTCGGCTGTCGACGGGTCGACGAGCTCGTACTGGCGGCCCCGCTCACACTGCCCGACGACGGCGTGGTCCAGATCCAGGTCGTGATCGCCGACGCCGAGGCGGACGGCCGCCGCGCCGTCAGCGTCCACTCGCGGGCCGTCGGCGCCGCCGACCCGGACTGGACTCGCCACGCGACCGGACTGCTCTCCCCGGCGGCGGGCCCGGCCGAGAGCCTGCGCGCCTGGCCGCCCGAGGGCACCGTGCCGATCGAACTCGGTGCGGAGGAGAACGGCGTCCTGGCCGCCTGGCGGGCAGACGAGGAGATCTTCGCCGACGTCGCCCTGCCCGCGGACCTGCATGACGAGGCCGCCCGCTTCACCCTCCACCCGGTGCTGCTCACCGCCGCGCTCGACGCGATCAATCTGCTCGGACTCGACGGCGCACTCGCGGACGGCTGGATGCCGTTCACCTGGGCAGGCGTGTCGGCCTCGGCCGCCGGGGCGACCGCCGCCCGCGTCCGGCTCACCAGGACGGCCGCCGACACCGTCGCGCTCACCCTCGCCGACGGCGCGGGAGCCCCGCTGGCGACGGCCGAGTCCCTCGTCCTACGGCCGCCGCCCGCCGCCCCGGACGCCGGCGGTCCGTCCTTGCTGCGGATGACCTGGCCGGTGCTGCCCGTCGACGCCGCCGAACAGGACGGGCGCTGGGCCGTGGTGGGCGGCGACGCACTCGACCTCGTCGCGAGTCTGCGGGCCGCGGGCCTGCCCGCCGAGTCCTACCTCGACCTCGCCGCGCTCGGTGCGGCGGCGGGCCGAGGAGCAGCCGCGCCCGACGTCGTCCTGGTCTCCGCCGTCACCGGGGCGGACGGCGACGCGGCGGCGGTCCGCGCCGACGCCGCGGATGCACTCCGTCTCGTGCAGGACTGGCTCGCCCAAGACCACCTCCACGACTCACGTCTCGTCCTGTGCACCAGGGGCGCGGTCGCCGTCGACGCCCAGGACCGGATCACCGACCTCGGCGCCGCCGCGGTCTGGGGGCTGCTGCGCACGGCCCAGACCGAGAACCCCGATCGGTTCCTGCTCGTCGACCTGGACGAGCGGGAGAAGTCCGCCGCCGCCCTGCCCGCGCTGCTGGCCGCGGGCGAACCCCAGGCCGCCATGCGCGACGGCGCCGTGCACGTCCCCCGGCTCGAGCGCACGGCGTCGACCCCCGCCATGCCGCCGATCGCCCTCGACGGCGGCACGGTGCTGCTCACCGGCGCCACCGGCACCCTCGGCCGCCTCTTCGCCCGGCACCTCGTCACCCGACACGGCGTCCGCGACCTGCTGCTGCTCAGCCGCCGCGGCGCCGAGGCCGACGGCGCCGCCGACCTGCTCGCCGAGCTCATCTCCCTCGGCGCGCGCCCCGACCTGGTGGCCTGCGACGCCGCGGACCGCGCCGCCCTCGCAGACGTGCTCGCCGCCGTCCCCGCCGATCGCCCGCTCACCGCCGTCGTGCACGCCGCGGGAGTGCTCGACGACGGTGTGCTCGGCTCGCTCGACGAGGAGCGCATGGACCGAGTGCTGCGCCCCAAGGTCGACGCCGCGCTGAACCTGCACGAGCTGATCGGCGACACCCCCGTCGCCGTCGTGCTGTTCTCCTCGGTCGTCGGCACCTTCGGCTGGCCCGGACAGGGCAACTACGCGGCCGCGAACGCCTTCCTCGACGCCCTCGCCGCACACCGACACGGTCTCGGCCTGCCCGCGCACTCGCTGGCCTGGGGGCTCTGGGCCGCCGACGACGACCTCGGCGGCGCGGGTCGCTCCCGGATGTCGCGCGGCGGCCTGCTCCCGCTGTCGGAGGCCGAGGGCCTCGCCCTGTTCGACGCCGCCCTGGCCTCGCGTGAACCGGTCCTCGTCACGGCGCCGCTGGACACGGCGGCCCTGCGCTCCGGCGCGGAACTGCCGAGGATGTTCGCCGGGCTCGGCCGACCGGGCCGCCGACGGGCCGCCGCCAAGGGCACCGACTCCGGCGCCCTGCGCAGGGAACTCGCGAGCCTCGCGGAACCGGAGCGACGCGACTCGCTCACCGACCTGGTGCGGACCACCGCGGCGACGATCCTCGGTTTCACCGACGGGGAGTCGCTCGCCGCCGACGAGGACCTCCTGGCCGCGGGTTTCGACTCGTTGACCGCGATGGAGCTGCGCAACCGTCTCGGCACCGCCACCGGGCTGCGCATGGCGGCGAGCGTGGTGTTCGACCACCGCACCCCGGCCGCCCTGGCCCGAGTGCTCGCCGAGGAGCTGGCCGCCGCACCCGAGACCACGCCGGGATCGCGGACCGACCCGGCGGACAGCCTCCGACACCTCTTCCGCGACGCGTGCGCGGCGAACCGTCTCAAGGAGGGCCTGGACCTCCTCGCGGCGGCGGCGACGCTGCGGCCGTCGTTCCGGGACTCCGTCGGGTACGGCAGCCCGCTGACGCCGGTCCAACTGGCCCGAGGCGACGCCCGCCCGCCCCTGGTCTGCTTCAGCTCCTACGCCGCGATGGGCGGCATCCACCAGTACGCCAGGCTCGCGGCCGCCAGCCGAGGCGTTCGTGACCTGTACGGCATACCCACCCCCGGCTTCCTCGCCGACGAGCCGCTTCCCGAGACTCGGGAGGCGTTGTTCGACCTCTACGCCGAGGCCGTGCTGGCGGCGGCGGGCGACGAACCCGTGATCCTGCTCGGATCGTCCTCCGGCGGGCTGTTCGCCCACGCCACCGCCAGTGCGCTCGAGGCCGCCGGTCGGTCGCCCGCCGCCGTCGTACTGCTGGACAGCTACGTGCCGCGCACCGTCACCGGCAATGCGTTCTGGCAGCAGATGACGCAGGGGATGTTCGACCGCGAGAACCTCTTCGGCGAGCTGGACACCACCCGTCTCAGCGCGATGAGCTGGTACTTCCGGATCTTCGCCGACTTCGAGCCCGGCGAACTCGACGCGCCGGTCCTGTTCGTCCGGCCCGCCGACGCCGTCCGGATAGGCCCGGAGCAACGCGAGCCGGAGGGCGAGTGGCGGTCCACCTGGGACACCGCGCACACCTCCGTCGAGGTGCCCGGTGATCACTACACGATGGTGGAGTCCCACGCCGAGACGACGGCGGCCGCCGTCGAGGCCTGGATCGCCGAGACGCTGTGA